The Cyclobacterium amurskyense genome contains the following window.
TCACAAGACCTGAAAAATTGACCATAGAGTATTTTGATGAAAATTGGAACCTCAAAGAAGAGGAGTTTTCAGGGATGACGGCCAGGGTTATACAGCACGAATACGATCACCTGGAAGGGATCTTATTTGTAGATTACCTCAAAGGTTTAAAAAGGAGAATGGTCAAAGGGAAATTGGTGGATATTAGCAAAGGCAAAGTGTCTACTGATTACCGAATGCTTTACCCTTGATTTAGGGTAAGTTTTTTTTCATTTCAAGACCATCTCTATGCAAAATCTTAAATTAGCTTTAGTACAAACAGATATTTATTGGGAAGACAGCGGAGCTAACCTTGCCATGTTTGAAGAAAAGCTATGGGCGATGGATCAAAAGGTAGATATAATTGTATTGCCTGAAATGTTTACCACTGGTTTCACCATGAATTCAGCCAATCAGGCAGAACCCATGAACCTGCACGCCTCAAAATGGCTGCTTCAAATGGCTGGACAGTTGAAATCTATCATTACAGGAAGTGTCATTATAAAAGAGAAGGGCAACTATTATAACCGCTTGCTTTGGGCAACTCCAGAGGGAGAACTTTTACAATACGACAAGCGACACCTTTTCAGGATGGCTGGTGAGGACAATTATTTTTCGATGGGCGAGGAGAATAAAACCTTTACCTGTAAAGGTTGGAAGATCCGACCGCAAATTTGTTACGATCTAAGGTTTCCACTTTGGTCTAGGAATAGCGCTACTCCAGAAGGAGAAATGGATTTTGATCTGCTTTTTTATGTTGCTTCTTGGCCTGCCTCTAGGGTGATGGCTTGGGACGCTTTGCTTAGAGCCAGGGCAGTAGAGAATTTATGTTATTGTG
Protein-coding sequences here:
- a CDS encoding amidohydrolase is translated as MQNLKLALVQTDIYWEDSGANLAMFEEKLWAMDQKVDIIVLPEMFTTGFTMNSANQAEPMNLHASKWLLQMAGQLKSIITGSVIIKEKGNYYNRLLWATPEGELLQYDKRHLFRMAGEDNYFSMGEENKTFTCKGWKIRPQICYDLRFPLWSRNSATPEGEMDFDLLFYVASWPASRVMAWDALLRARAVENLCYCVGVNRVGEDGNGVAYCGHSAAYGFKGEDIIQAGESAKISIVELDGKALLDYRTKFPAWKDSDSFSLD